One Ammospiza caudacuta isolate bAmmCau1 chromosome 27, bAmmCau1.pri, whole genome shotgun sequence genomic window, AGTAAAGAAGCAAATTTGCTGATTGTTAGGAAGATGCACCCCAATTGAGGGAGCACATCAGCTTCAGAGCTTCTGTAAGGACTCTCAGCTCATCATTCTGAAGGTCCTGGTTCATTCTGCTGTCCTTTTGCTTTCACCCGAGAACTAAGCTGAATTTTCAGCGCCAGCATCCTCCAAATCTTGCAGCCCAAAACAACACTTACCTTGTAAGTTGATTTTTTACGGTTTTCATCGCCAACACAGATCATAGACTGAGGCTGGTAGTCACTGGAAAACTTCTGAcagattttctccttttgcaCCTTCAGTTCCACCTCCCTCAAGACATCACTCGCTGGCGGGTTCAGAGATGTCCGGCCCCAGCCAGACACCCTGCATAAGGTTCCTACTCTCACATGttcattttccttggcaaaggAGATATATCGCACATACTCATTGATCTTGgcttttttcttcagctgtcaGAGAGAACATGGGGTTAGAGACAGCAAAGCATTAGGAGCAATTTGGGAGATTGGGGAGGTGAGCAGGGGGAGATCCCTCAGGCAGAAAGGATGTGTTGGGCCATACCTTCAGCAGCACAATGTCATTTATGCAGCCTTTACGGGAATATTGAGGATGGATGACCCATTTTCCAACAGGGATCTTCTGCTGGCTCGGTTCTTGGCTACTTACGTTGTGGGCTCCCAGAGTGACAGTGAAGCTCACTATCCTCCTGCCAGGAAACACCAGCACATTCCAGCTGCATTGGCAGGAACAGCCCCCAGGACAGGTGGCTGGAGGGAAGTGATGTTGGAGAaacctccccagagcagctctcagcaAGTTGTCCTCTCTCACCTGGGTTCCTTCCCGAGCCCAGCCGAGGATCCCTCAGCCCACACTgacacagctgggagctgctccgTGCTGAGCAcaaagggcagcagggcaggggacacactggagcccttctccagcagcagctctaaGCCATGGCAGGAACCATGACCCTGGAGACCCCTGTGAGCATTCCTGTCCCCAAGGACACTCAGCCCCAACCaggcagacaattcctgcactcagagaggagagctcagctccagagaTGCCTGCTGAGCCTGAAGAGACACAGGGTACTGTTTCAGCCTGGATCAGGGCTGAGGCACTCTGGGACTGTGTGAGACTGTAAAAAATCACCTGGGCAAGAACAATGGAGTCTTACCCTTTTTTATCCACACAGTGAGCTGCTGAGAGCACTGCGTCTGGGCGAATCAGGAACCCTCCACACCTACTAGTCTTTGTcgcatttttaatttttaaaaaagccatgTAGGGTCTGGAGTGGGCCTTAGCTTCCCTTCCGCCAATGATCCTTCCTGGAAGAGAGATgggaaatataaatataaatataaatataaatataaatataaatataaa contains:
- the LOC131568544 gene encoding cathepsin G-like encodes the protein MAFLKIKNATKTSRCGGFLIRPDAVLSAAHCVDKKGRIVSFTVTLGAHNVSSQEPSQQKIPVGKWVIHPQYSRKGCINDIVLLKLKKKAKINEYVRYISFAKENEHVRVGTLCRVSGWGRTSLNPPASDVLREVELKVQKEKICQKFSSDYQPQSMICVGDENRKKSTYKGDSGGPLVCNKKAYGIVSRGYDDPLFPKAFTRISYFEPWIHEQLKRFSLQDIPGSLSSD